In Streptomyces chartreusis, the following proteins share a genomic window:
- a CDS encoding DUF397 domain-containing protein, protein MESTEMLTAIQWRKSSYSGDQGGNCVEIAEATASVAIRDSKNTAGPILAFEPTAFTAFLDWTTAAE, encoded by the coding sequence ATGGAGAGCACCGAGATGCTGACGGCGATCCAGTGGCGTAAGTCCAGCTACAGCGGTGACCAGGGCGGCAACTGCGTCGAGATCGCCGAAGCGACCGCCTCCGTCGCGATCCGCGACTCAAAGAACACGGCGGGCCCGATCCTCGCCTTCGAGCCCACCGCGTTCACCGCGTTCCTGGACTGGACTACAGCCGCTGAATGA
- a CDS encoding helix-turn-helix domain-containing protein: MTHINTLDPGASPLDYYGFELRRYREEAGLTQKKLGDIVYCTGSLVGQIETARKLPTLPFSERADIALGTGGLLSRLHELVMRSQLPAWFQQVTELQARAIEICSFETQMVHGLLQTRAYASAVLGVLDKTDLDDRTAVRLARQRILGKTGSPVFWAILSEAALCQEMGGRAAMREQLAHLLSFEGNPRINIQVLPFSAGAHAGLQGSFDVYRFESDPTIVYTEGYGSGHPTANPDTVRDCSLRYDHLQAAALPIKDSADLIRRVMEERYGEHRDADGDPVA; this comes from the coding sequence GTGACCCACATCAACACCCTGGACCCGGGCGCCTCGCCACTCGACTACTACGGCTTCGAACTGCGCCGGTACCGCGAGGAGGCCGGGCTGACGCAGAAGAAGCTGGGGGACATCGTCTACTGCACCGGCTCCCTGGTCGGCCAGATCGAAACGGCGAGAAAGTTGCCGACGCTGCCGTTCAGCGAGCGGGCGGACATCGCACTGGGCACGGGCGGACTGCTGTCCCGCCTGCACGAGCTGGTGATGCGCAGCCAACTTCCGGCGTGGTTCCAGCAGGTGACGGAGCTGCAGGCGCGGGCCATCGAGATCTGTTCGTTCGAGACGCAGATGGTGCACGGCCTGCTCCAGACCAGGGCATACGCGAGTGCTGTGCTGGGCGTACTCGACAAGACCGACCTCGATGACCGGACCGCCGTACGGCTGGCTCGTCAGCGCATCCTCGGAAAGACGGGATCCCCGGTCTTCTGGGCCATCCTCAGTGAAGCCGCACTGTGTCAGGAGATGGGCGGCCGGGCGGCCATGCGGGAGCAACTCGCCCACCTTTTGTCGTTCGAGGGCAATCCCCGGATCAACATCCAGGTGCTGCCGTTCTCGGCCGGAGCGCATGCCGGACTGCAAGGCTCGTTCGACGTCTACCGCTTTGAGAGCGACCCGACCATCGTCTACACGGAGGGCTACGGCAGCGGGCATCCGACCGCCAACCCGGACACCGTCAGGGACTGCTCGCTCCGTTACGATCATCTGCAAGCCGCCGCCCTGCCCATCAAGGACTCGGCGGATCTGATTCGGCGCGTGATGGAGGAACGTTATGGAGAGCACCGAGATGCTGACGGCGATCCAGTGGCGTAA
- a CDS encoding cytochrome P450: MSCPALPDGFDFTDPDVLHHRVPLPEFAELRRAEPVRWIPQPVNVAGFQDEGYWAVTRHADVKYVSTHPELFSSTLNTAIIRFNEHIERDAIDAQRLILLNMDPPEHTRVRQIVQRVFTPRAIRALEERLRTRALNIAANAREHAGPFDFVTEVACELPLQAIAELIGIPQDDRAKIFDWSNKMISYDDPEYAITEEVGAESATELIAYAMNMAADRKACPAKDIVTTLVAAEDEGNLGSDEFGFFVLMLAVAGNETTRNAITHGMHAFLTHPEQWELYKRERPGTAAEEIVRWATPVVSFQRTATQDTDLGGKRIKKGDRVGIFYASANHDPEVFENPDTFDITRDPNPHLGFGGGGPHYCLGKSLAVLEIDLIFNAVADAMPDLRLVGDPRRLRSAWINGVKELRVSSG; the protein is encoded by the coding sequence ATGTCCTGTCCAGCGCTTCCCGACGGGTTCGACTTCACCGACCCCGATGTGCTGCACCACCGCGTACCCCTCCCGGAGTTCGCCGAGCTGCGCCGGGCCGAACCGGTCCGCTGGATCCCGCAGCCGGTCAACGTGGCCGGATTCCAGGACGAGGGCTACTGGGCGGTGACCCGGCACGCGGACGTCAAGTACGTATCGACGCACCCGGAGTTGTTCTCGTCGACCCTCAACACCGCGATCATCCGCTTCAACGAGCACATCGAGCGCGACGCCATCGACGCGCAACGACTGATCCTGTTGAACATGGACCCGCCCGAGCACACCCGGGTCCGCCAGATCGTCCAGCGCGTCTTCACCCCCCGGGCCATCCGCGCCCTGGAGGAGCGCCTGCGGACGCGGGCGCTCAACATCGCCGCGAACGCCCGTGAGCACGCGGGTCCCTTCGACTTCGTGACCGAGGTCGCCTGCGAACTGCCCCTCCAGGCCATCGCCGAGCTGATCGGCATCCCGCAGGACGACCGGGCCAAGATCTTCGACTGGTCCAACAAGATGATCTCGTACGACGACCCCGAGTACGCCATCACCGAGGAGGTCGGCGCCGAGTCGGCCACCGAGCTGATCGCCTATGCGATGAACATGGCCGCGGACCGCAAGGCGTGCCCGGCGAAGGACATCGTCACCACGCTGGTGGCGGCCGAGGACGAAGGCAACCTGGGCTCGGACGAGTTCGGCTTCTTCGTGCTGATGCTGGCCGTCGCGGGCAACGAGACCACCCGCAACGCCATCACCCACGGCATGCACGCCTTCCTCACCCACCCCGAACAGTGGGAGCTGTACAAGAGGGAGCGCCCCGGGACGGCCGCGGAGGAGATCGTCCGCTGGGCGACGCCGGTGGTGTCCTTCCAGCGAACTGCCACCCAGGACACCGATTTGGGCGGGAAGCGCATAAAGAAGGGTGACCGGGTAGGAATCTTCTATGCCTCGGCGAACCACGACCCCGAGGTCTTCGAGAATCCGGACACCTTCGACATCACCCGCGACCCCAACCCCCACCTCGGCTTCGGCGGCGGAGGCCCGCACTACTGCCTGGGCAAGTCCCTGGCGGTGCTGGAGATCGACCTGATCTTCAACGCGGTGGCCGACGCGATGCCCGACCTGCGCCTGGTCGGCGACCCCCGCCGCCTTCGCTCCGCCTGGATCAACGGAGTGAAGGAACTCCGGGTCAGCAGCGGCTGA
- a CDS encoding ATP-binding protein, which produces MNGYIQYRLRLTAGDHSARHIRAVVRSLLGEWEMRELTDAVELGVTELVANVVRHVPDRRCEVLVLRQRDRVRIEVSDGCPRLPAAVAELDLDSENGRGLVLLDAVADKWGVDTAGRRDGKTVWFECGTTRSGFTGSPSALGGLQLDAEVAEDR; this is translated from the coding sequence GTGAACGGATACATTCAGTACCGGCTGCGCCTGACCGCCGGTGACCACTCGGCCCGGCACATCCGCGCCGTCGTGCGCTCGCTGCTCGGCGAGTGGGAGATGCGTGAACTGACCGACGCCGTGGAACTGGGCGTGACCGAGCTGGTCGCCAATGTCGTACGGCATGTTCCGGACCGGCGCTGCGAGGTGCTGGTGCTGCGGCAGCGGGACAGGGTGCGGATCGAGGTGTCGGACGGGTGCCCCCGACTACCGGCCGCTGTGGCGGAGTTGGACCTGGATTCCGAGAACGGGCGGGGGCTCGTGCTGCTGGACGCCGTGGCCGACAAGTGGGGCGTGGACACCGCCGGGCGACGGGACGGCAAGACCGTGTGGTTCGAGTGCGGAACCACACGGTCGGGATTCACCGGCTCGCCGTCAGCCCTTGGCGGGCTCCAGCTTGATGCTGAAGTGGCGGAGGATCGGTGA
- a CDS encoding ATP-binding protein, protein MTQYVMDPAIWGLVVGAPAAATIIVRQQKAIRKLRKRNDELKSSYVDLEGGYDAIVRQTEERAGEETKTVLKSAMRTLQGLAAEQQLVISKLQSKYGDSPILRDLLEIDHMNSQFGRRAQSIAVLCQGWLGRQRDPASVYDVIRSAQGRIRHYQRVEILSQVDYGVTSRAVESIALAVAELLDNATSYSAPETVVEINVRSVPKGICIVVDDAGVGMNEEEKARAAELLSGERAASVSDLGNPPQFGFAVIGALCERYGFTVSVDSTSPYGGVRAVVLVPEELLTSMPEPKIPNAAVHADAQADELGGDAPATTSDGLPKRRRKQRPMAVVPSSGGTARSPGRSTEETASIMSAFQRGTQTGRAAPLDAMRGSHADGRKGPETTS, encoded by the coding sequence ATGACGCAATACGTGATGGATCCGGCGATCTGGGGGCTCGTAGTCGGCGCCCCTGCAGCGGCCACGATCATTGTTCGCCAGCAGAAGGCGATACGAAAGTTACGCAAGCGGAACGACGAGCTCAAGTCCTCGTACGTCGATCTCGAGGGCGGATACGACGCGATCGTCCGGCAGACCGAGGAACGGGCCGGCGAAGAGACCAAAACCGTGCTGAAGTCCGCGATGCGGACACTTCAGGGCCTTGCGGCCGAACAGCAGCTGGTCATCTCCAAGTTGCAGAGCAAATACGGAGATTCACCGATTCTCCGGGATCTGCTGGAGATCGACCACATGAACTCGCAGTTCGGCCGGCGGGCGCAGTCCATCGCCGTTCTGTGCCAGGGCTGGCTCGGCCGGCAGCGTGATCCCGCCTCGGTCTACGACGTGATCCGCAGCGCGCAGGGAAGGATCCGCCACTACCAGCGGGTCGAGATCCTGTCGCAGGTGGACTACGGCGTCACCAGCAGGGCGGTCGAATCGATCGCGCTCGCGGTCGCGGAGCTGCTCGACAACGCCACCAGCTACTCGGCGCCCGAGACCGTGGTCGAGATCAACGTCCGGTCCGTGCCCAAGGGCATCTGCATCGTGGTCGACGACGCGGGTGTCGGCATGAACGAGGAGGAGAAGGCCAGGGCGGCGGAGCTGCTGTCCGGGGAACGCGCGGCGAGCGTCTCCGACCTGGGCAACCCCCCGCAGTTCGGTTTCGCGGTGATCGGCGCGCTCTGCGAGCGCTACGGCTTCACCGTCTCCGTCGACTCCACCTCCCCCTACGGAGGTGTCCGTGCGGTCGTACTCGTTCCGGAGGAACTGTTGACCAGCATGCCGGAGCCCAAGATCCCGAACGCGGCCGTCCACGCCGACGCACAGGCGGACGAACTCGGTGGCGACGCTCCGGCGACGACCTCCGACGGGCTGCCCAAGCGCCGGCGCAAGCAGCGTCCCATGGCCGTCGTCCCGAGCAGTGGCGGTACCGCGCGATCACCGGGTCGCTCCACCGAGGAGACGGCGTCGATCATGAGCGCCTTTCAACGGGGGACCCAGACCGGCCGCGCCGCGCCCCTGGACGCGATGCGCGGGAGCCACGCTGACGGACGCAAGGGACCGGAGACCACCTCGTGA
- a CDS encoding DUF742 domain-containing protein — MTDYTPEESEAAELVRPYVITRGRQLPAEDKFSLITLVTTVSDERQRPTRLSPEEQHVLDMCSGGYLSVAELAGHTQLPLGVLKILLSSLAEGGYLITRAPVPRARLVDQQLLQEVLDGLQARFG, encoded by the coding sequence ATGACTGACTACACCCCCGAAGAGTCAGAAGCCGCTGAGTTAGTACGGCCGTACGTCATCACACGCGGGCGCCAGCTGCCCGCCGAGGACAAGTTCTCCCTCATCACCCTTGTGACGACGGTCAGCGACGAGCGGCAGCGTCCCACCCGGCTCTCCCCCGAGGAGCAGCACGTCCTGGACATGTGCTCCGGCGGCTACCTCTCGGTCGCAGAGCTCGCCGGGCACACCCAACTCCCCCTGGGTGTGCTCAAGATCCTCCTCAGCTCGCTGGCAGAGGGGGGATACCTGATCACCCGAGCGCCCGTGCCGCGGGCGCGTCTCGTCGACCAACAACTTCTCCAGGAGGTGCTGGATGGACTCCAAGCGCGTTTTGGATGA
- a CDS encoding tryptophanase, translated as MEPYRIKVVEPIPLTTPQQREEALRRVSYNLFDLRADEVTIDLLSDSGTGAISAAQLSAGMNGDESYAGSRSFYRWHETVSELTGYPHLLPAHQGRAAERILFTSLLTPGSTVVSNTHFDTTRANVELVGCQARDIPCPEAKDLDSPHRFKGNIDLKALEQILQNQQDSPVAAVVMTITNNGGGGQPVSMDNLRRTADLCRRHSVPMILDAARFAENAWLVTRHEPGYQDRTPRQVAEEAFRLADGCIMSAKKDGIVHIGGFIGLKDPELAQKCERLLIATEGFATYGGLAGRDLDMMAQGLVEVTEPSYLAERADIAAHLAQRIRDAGVDIVEPAGLHALYLNAGRLLPHIPPHQYPGHSLACQLYLRGGIRSAELGSLYLGEEDEHGNPIKSAPYELVRLALPRRVYTRSHYDHVAQTLADIAKDPSSVHGYRITEQSPILRHFSIKLEPAKG; from the coding sequence GTGGAGCCCTACCGCATCAAGGTCGTCGAGCCCATCCCGCTCACCACCCCCCAGCAGCGTGAGGAAGCCCTGCGACGGGTCTCCTACAACCTGTTCGACCTGCGTGCCGACGAGGTCACCATCGACTTGCTGAGCGACTCCGGCACCGGCGCGATCTCCGCCGCCCAGCTCTCCGCCGGCATGAACGGCGACGAGTCGTACGCAGGCTCCCGGTCGTTCTACCGCTGGCACGAGACCGTCAGCGAACTCACCGGCTATCCGCACCTCCTGCCCGCCCACCAGGGACGCGCGGCCGAGCGCATCCTGTTCACCTCGCTGCTCACCCCGGGCAGCACCGTGGTGTCCAACACGCACTTCGACACCACCCGCGCCAATGTGGAACTGGTCGGCTGCCAGGCCCGGGACATTCCCTGCCCCGAGGCCAAGGACCTGGACAGCCCGCACCGCTTCAAGGGCAACATCGACCTGAAGGCGCTGGAGCAGATCCTCCAGAACCAGCAGGACTCCCCGGTGGCCGCTGTGGTGATGACCATCACCAACAACGGCGGCGGCGGACAGCCGGTCTCCATGGACAACCTCCGCAGGACCGCCGACCTCTGCCGGCGCCACAGCGTCCCCATGATCCTCGACGCCGCACGGTTCGCGGAGAACGCCTGGCTGGTGACCCGTCACGAGCCCGGCTACCAGGACCGCACCCCGCGCCAGGTCGCCGAGGAGGCCTTCCGCCTCGCGGACGGCTGCATCATGAGCGCCAAGAAGGACGGCATCGTCCACATCGGCGGCTTCATCGGCCTCAAGGACCCCGAGCTCGCCCAGAAGTGCGAGCGCCTCCTCATCGCGACCGAGGGATTCGCCACCTACGGCGGCCTCGCCGGGCGCGACCTGGACATGATGGCCCAGGGCCTGGTGGAGGTCACCGAGCCCTCCTACCTGGCGGAGCGCGCCGACATCGCCGCCCACCTCGCCCAGCGCATCCGGGACGCGGGCGTCGACATCGTCGAGCCGGCCGGCCTGCACGCCCTATACCTCAACGCCGGGCGGCTGCTGCCCCACATCCCGCCCCACCAGTACCCCGGCCACTCGCTGGCCTGCCAGCTCTACCTGCGCGGCGGCATCCGCTCGGCCGAGCTGGGATCCCTCTACCTCGGCGAGGAGGACGAGCACGGCAACCCGATCAAGTCGGCGCCCTACGAACTCGTACGGCTGGCCCTGCCCCGCCGGGTCTACACCCGCAGCCACTACGACCACGTGGCCCAGACCCTGGCGGACATAGCCAAGGACCCCAGCTCGGTGCACGGTTACCGCATCACCGAGCAGTCACCGATCCTCCGCCACTTCAGCATCAAGCTGGAGCCCGCCAAGGGCTGA
- a CDS encoding steroid 3-ketoacyl-CoA thiolase, which yields MAAEPVIVEAVRTPIGKRGGALANLHPAYLLGETYRELLGRTGIPADCVEQIVGGTVTHAGEQSMNPARTAWLTMGLPYETAATTVDCQCGSSQQASHMTANMIAAGVIDVGISCGVEAMSRVPLGSGSKHGPGKPFPDEWNVDLPNQFEAAERIARHRGLTRENVDSLGLVSQERAAAAWAEERFKRETFAVQVPTTEEEQRAGQGMWRLVDKDEGLRDTSMEALAGLKSVMPTAVHTAGNSSQISDGASAIMWASKRMARALKLRPRARIVAQALVGSDPHFHLDGPIDATKAVLGKAGMSLKDIDLVEINEAFASVVLSWAQVFEQDLEKVNVNGGAIALGHPVGATGARLITTALHELERADKEFALITMCAGGGLATGTIIQRL from the coding sequence ATGGCTGCCGAACCCGTGATCGTCGAAGCAGTGCGCACCCCCATCGGCAAGCGCGGTGGCGCGCTCGCCAACCTCCACCCCGCCTATCTCCTGGGCGAGACCTACCGCGAACTCCTGGGCCGTACGGGCATCCCCGCCGACTGCGTCGAGCAGATCGTCGGCGGCACGGTGACCCACGCCGGCGAACAGTCCATGAACCCCGCGCGCACGGCCTGGCTGACCATGGGCCTGCCCTACGAGACGGCGGCGACGACCGTCGACTGCCAGTGCGGCTCCTCCCAGCAGGCGTCGCACATGACGGCCAACATGATCGCCGCGGGCGTCATCGACGTCGGCATCAGCTGCGGCGTCGAGGCGATGTCCCGGGTGCCACTGGGGTCGGGCTCCAAGCACGGGCCCGGCAAGCCGTTCCCCGACGAGTGGAACGTCGACCTGCCCAACCAGTTCGAGGCTGCCGAGCGCATCGCCCGGCACCGGGGGCTGACCCGCGAGAACGTCGACTCGCTCGGGCTCGTCTCGCAGGAGCGGGCCGCCGCCGCCTGGGCCGAGGAGCGGTTCAAGCGGGAGACGTTCGCCGTCCAGGTCCCGACGACCGAGGAGGAGCAGCGGGCCGGGCAGGGCATGTGGCGGCTGGTCGACAAGGACGAGGGGCTGCGCGACACGTCCATGGAGGCACTGGCGGGCCTGAAGTCCGTCATGCCGACGGCCGTTCACACGGCGGGCAACTCCTCACAGATCAGCGACGGCGCCTCGGCGATCATGTGGGCGTCGAAACGGATGGCCCGCGCGCTGAAGCTGCGGCCGAGGGCCCGCATCGTGGCGCAGGCCCTCGTCGGCTCCGACCCGCACTTCCATCTCGACGGGCCGATCGACGCGACCAAGGCCGTGCTGGGCAAGGCCGGGATGTCCCTGAAGGACATCGACCTGGTCGAGATCAACGAGGCCTTCGCGTCGGTGGTGTTGAGCTGGGCGCAGGTCTTCGAGCAGGACCTGGAGAAGGTCAACGTCAACGGCGGCGCGATCGCCCTCGGGCACCCGGTGGGAGCCACCGGGGCCCGGCTGATCACGACCGCACTTCATGAACTGGAGCGCGCGGACAAGGAGTTCGCGCTGATCACGATGTGCGCGGGCGGCGGACTGGCCACCGGCACGATCATTCAGCGGCTGTAG
- a CDS encoding roadblock/LC7 domain-containing protein: MKNDLSWMLDSALEIPGALHAVLVSADGLLMARTKDLGRDSADTVAAAMSGVQSLSRSLGFFVDGEHMQWRQTLVEFDGGWVFLISAGEGAYLAVSAAPEIDMADITFRMQQLVGQLGKELATSPREDIGHRS, from the coding sequence GTGAAGAACGACCTGTCATGGATGCTGGACAGTGCCCTGGAGATTCCCGGGGCGCTGCACGCGGTCCTGGTCTCGGCCGACGGTCTGCTGATGGCCCGCACGAAGGACCTCGGGCGGGACTCGGCGGACACGGTGGCGGCCGCGATGAGCGGTGTGCAGTCGCTCAGCCGGTCCCTGGGCTTCTTCGTCGACGGCGAGCACATGCAGTGGCGCCAGACGCTGGTGGAGTTCGACGGCGGCTGGGTCTTCCTGATCTCCGCAGGCGAGGGCGCCTACCTCGCGGTCTCGGCGGCCCCCGAGATCGACATGGCGGACATCACCTTCCGAATGCAGCAACTGGTCGGCCAGTTGGGCAAGGAACTGGCCACATCACCCCGTGAGGACATCGGCCACCGCTCATGA
- a CDS encoding tryptophan dimethylallyltransferase family protein: MSTASTAPVTEAPVTYEYTPTLADHVVGQLLRLGSVVGSSPAESALYAHIVLESLGDACGRSLSEPPATPSFISDDHTPVEFSLAFRPGAAPGLRVLVEPGCTAGDLAGNGRQGLDAIREMARRWDFSTAQLDRLEDLFLPSNPQGHLALWYALELRPGGVPGVKVYLNPAATGSERATATVREALHRLGHRQAFENLPDTTGYPFVALDLGTWDTPRVKVYTAHPRLAASEAYALNRAQPGPAREDVEAFFHLAAEGRPPTVAGGGPEQRLDRRPVLTCHSFTDTASGRPSGFTLHVPVRDYVRDDEEALARATAVLTHFGMDPSMLRRALAALSTRQLSDGVGLIAYLALAHERDRRPRITAYVSSEAYAVRPPAQ, encoded by the coding sequence GTGAGCACGGCGAGCACCGCGCCGGTCACCGAGGCACCGGTCACCTACGAGTACACCCCCACTCTCGCCGATCACGTCGTCGGCCAACTGCTGCGTCTGGGCTCGGTCGTGGGCTCCTCGCCGGCGGAGTCGGCGCTGTACGCGCACATCGTCCTGGAGTCCCTCGGGGACGCGTGCGGCCGCTCGCTCTCCGAGCCGCCGGCCACACCCAGTTTCATTTCCGACGATCACACGCCGGTCGAGTTCTCCCTGGCCTTCCGCCCGGGAGCGGCCCCCGGCCTGCGTGTCCTGGTCGAACCCGGCTGCACGGCGGGCGACTTGGCGGGCAACGGCCGCCAAGGGCTCGACGCCATCCGGGAGATGGCCCGCCGCTGGGACTTCTCCACCGCCCAGCTCGACCGCCTCGAGGACCTGTTCCTGCCCTCGAACCCACAAGGCCACCTGGCCCTCTGGTACGCGCTGGAATTACGTCCCGGCGGCGTACCCGGCGTAAAAGTCTACCTCAACCCCGCCGCCACCGGCTCCGAACGGGCCACGGCCACCGTGCGGGAGGCGCTTCACCGACTCGGTCACCGGCAGGCTTTCGAGAACCTGCCCGACACGACCGGGTATCCCTTCGTCGCACTGGACCTCGGCACCTGGGACACCCCCCGGGTCAAGGTCTACACCGCGCATCCGCGCCTCGCGGCATCCGAGGCGTACGCACTGAACCGCGCGCAGCCCGGCCCGGCACGCGAGGACGTGGAAGCCTTCTTCCACCTCGCCGCCGAAGGGCGCCCGCCCACCGTGGCGGGAGGCGGGCCGGAGCAACGACTGGACCGGCGGCCCGTGCTGACCTGCCACTCCTTCACCGACACCGCGTCCGGCCGGCCCAGCGGGTTCACCCTGCACGTCCCGGTCCGTGACTACGTCAGGGACGACGAGGAGGCGCTCGCCCGCGCCACCGCCGTGCTGACCCACTTCGGCATGGACCCCTCGATGCTGCGCCGCGCCCTCGCCGCCCTCAGTACGCGGCAACTCTCCGACGGCGTCGGCCTGATCGCGTACCTGGCACTGGCGCACGAGCGCGACCGCCGACCCCGCATCACCGCGTACGTCTCCTCGGAGGCCTACGCCGTGCGTCCCCCCGCGCAGTGA
- a CDS encoding cytochrome P450, with translation MTSEDFPAPPPGCPAHGSGQRIPMYTAEFAADPQAYFDYMRHHGATAPVELAPGVPATLVTDYAAALDLLQNPGDFRKDPRRWRDLNEGRISPDSPVLPLLGPRPTCMFTDGAEHLRLRQAVTESFARVDSHRLSVNVDRIAHYLLAQFSTRGSADLLNDYAKQLPLFVFNELFGCPAEIGDRVMFGVSGIFDGINAERANEVLIQAVGELVALKRARPGDDVTSWLMQHPAKLDDAEMIHQLVLLIGAGAEPLRNLIANTVHLLLTNDRYAQNGLLEEALDDTLWHNPPISNYAPHYPARDMEFAGGKLSAGDLVLVGFQAANAASARASAGQTSNRAHLAWSAGPHACPSKEPARLITLAAIEHLFNELPDVELAVPEESLTWRPGPFNRALAQLPARFTPTTPRRAVQPQPAQTAQGSAADTDTNKERGGLWSSFLKWVRA, from the coding sequence ATGACCAGCGAAGACTTCCCCGCACCGCCGCCCGGTTGCCCGGCGCACGGCAGCGGGCAACGGATACCCATGTACACGGCGGAGTTCGCCGCCGACCCCCAGGCCTACTTCGACTACATGCGCCACCACGGCGCGACGGCCCCCGTCGAGCTGGCCCCGGGCGTGCCCGCGACCCTCGTGACGGACTACGCGGCGGCGCTGGACCTGCTCCAGAACCCGGGGGACTTCCGCAAGGACCCCCGCCGCTGGCGTGACCTCAACGAGGGCCGCATCAGCCCGGACAGCCCGGTCCTTCCCCTGCTCGGCCCCCGGCCCACCTGCATGTTCACCGACGGAGCCGAGCACCTGCGGCTGCGTCAGGCCGTCACCGAGAGCTTCGCCCGGGTCGACAGCCACCGGCTGAGCGTGAACGTCGACCGGATCGCGCACTACCTCCTCGCCCAGTTCAGCACCCGCGGCTCCGCGGACCTGCTCAACGACTACGCCAAGCAGCTCCCGCTGTTCGTCTTCAACGAACTGTTCGGCTGCCCGGCGGAGATCGGCGACCGGGTCATGTTCGGCGTCTCCGGCATCTTCGACGGCATCAACGCCGAGCGGGCCAACGAGGTCCTCATCCAGGCGGTCGGCGAGCTGGTCGCGCTGAAGCGGGCGCGGCCCGGCGACGACGTCACCTCGTGGCTGATGCAGCACCCGGCCAAGCTGGACGACGCGGAGATGATCCACCAGCTGGTGCTGCTGATCGGCGCCGGCGCGGAACCGCTGCGCAACCTCATCGCCAACACCGTGCACCTGCTGCTGACCAACGACCGGTACGCGCAGAACGGGCTGTTGGAGGAGGCGCTCGACGACACCCTGTGGCACAACCCGCCCATCTCCAACTACGCGCCCCACTACCCGGCCAGGGACATGGAGTTCGCGGGCGGCAAGCTCAGCGCCGGCGATCTGGTGCTGGTCGGCTTCCAGGCCGCCAACGCCGCCTCGGCGCGCGCCTCGGCAGGGCAGACCAGCAACCGGGCCCACCTCGCCTGGAGCGCGGGCCCGCACGCCTGCCCCTCCAAGGAGCCGGCCCGCCTCATCACCCTGGCGGCGATCGAGCACCTCTTCAACGAGCTGCCCGACGTCGAACTCGCCGTCCCCGAGGAGAGCCTGACCTGGCGGCCCGGCCCGTTCAACCGCGCCCTGGCGCAGCTGCCGGCCCGCTTCACCCCGACCACCCCGCGCCGCGCGGTGCAGCCCCAGCCGGCCCAGACGGCACAGGGATCGGCCGCCGACACGGACACCAACAAGGAGCGCGGAGGGCTCTGGAGTTCCTTCCTGAAGTGGGTCAGGGCGTAA
- a CDS encoding GTP-binding protein, protein MDSKRVLDEDAYVRGGEAQTAVKILVVGHFAVGKTTFIGTISEIPPLSTEEDMTRVAEAVDDLKGVRSKTTTTVAMDFGRLTISDHVVLYLFGTPGQQRFIQIWEDMARGALGALVLVDPERLADSFAVIDLIEQYGLSYAIAVNRFDHTPERTEAALREALDLLPDTPVVVMDARDENSSAQALITLVRYLQERAALEHA, encoded by the coding sequence ATGGACTCCAAGCGCGTTTTGGATGAGGACGCCTATGTCCGGGGCGGCGAGGCGCAGACAGCGGTGAAGATCCTTGTCGTCGGGCACTTCGCCGTCGGCAAGACCACCTTCATCGGCACCATCTCCGAGATCCCCCCGCTGTCCACCGAGGAGGACATGACGCGGGTGGCGGAGGCGGTCGACGACCTCAAGGGCGTGCGGAGCAAGACCACCACCACGGTCGCCATGGACTTCGGGCGGCTGACGATCAGCGACCACGTGGTGCTCTACCTGTTCGGCACGCCCGGTCAGCAGCGGTTCATCCAGATCTGGGAGGACATGGCCCGCGGTGCCCTCGGCGCCCTGGTCCTGGTGGACCCCGAACGGCTGGCGGACTCCTTCGCCGTGATCGACCTGATCGAGCAGTACGGCCTGTCCTACGCCATCGCCGTCAACCGTTTCGACCACACGCCCGAACGCACCGAAGCGGCCCTGCGGGAAGCGCTCGACCTGCTGCCGGACACCCCCGTCGTCGTAATGGACGCACGTGACGAGAACTCATCGGCGCAGGCGCTGATCACTCTCGTTCGCTACCTACAGGAACGCGCCGCTCTGGAGCACGCATGA